AAATAGGAAGTAAGAAAAAAGAAGAAACGGAATCACCATGGATTTATCATGAATTATTTGTAACTTCAATAATAGAACAAAAAGGGCGTCAACAACGAATTCTTGCTGAAAGTATAAGAAATACTTTTACTGATAGTAGCCTGCAAATTAGCCATGACGTAGAAAAATACTTAAAAAAATTAACACCTTTAACCGAAGATAACTTAATAGAATGGGAGCGTACGTGGAACACACAGAAGAAAACCGGGGTGCAAACGCATGCGCTAGATTTACTCTATCAGATTATTTCAAAAAAAGAATAATTCGTGGTTTTGTGAGAATAATACTATGGAAATTGCACTTTTGAGAAGTCAACGAATACGGATTTGGAGATAATTCCAAGTCTTTTTTGTTTGTGTTGCGTACCGTAATTGACAAAAAAGATATAGAAATGATAAAATAAACGACATAAAAACATGTGAGAATGAGTATGGAACAAAGAGAAATTCGTCCTGTCAGCAAGAAAGAGGCACAGACTTTTGCAATGACGGTACTTGAAAATACATATAGCGCAACAGTCATGAATATCAAATACGTCGGCGGTGGTTCGTTCGGTTTCGTATATAAAGTTGAAATCGACAAAGAGCCGTTTACTATTATTATGAAGGCGTGCAGGACAGAGGGTATCTGCGTGCGTGAAGCAAATGAACTCACCTTGCTCGGATCGGATAGCCTTGCCAGAATTCCCAAAGTGTATTTTACTTTTCTTGCATCACCTGAAATACCGATTGATTTTATAGGTATGGAATTTGTTGAAGGCACAAATTGTTTTACGGATTTTGCGAAACTGCTTAATTCAAAAAAGGCAAAAGCTCATTTTGCGGATGATATTACTACGATCATTCATCATTGGCACGAGCGGACAAACGATAAATTCGGTTTGATCGGGAATGCTGTTTATGATGAGTGGCTTGATTTTTATCAGCCGTTTGCTCTTGAAATCTTGGACTGTGCAAGGGATTTATCGAATAACGGTAAACTTGAAAAGAAGGTCATTGATACCATGGAACGAGCGTGGTCCGCTTTTGATTATATCTTTAGTGATAAGGTAGAAACGGCAAGTCTAATTCACGGCGATATGAACGTGATGAACATTATGAGCGATAAGCACCTGAATTCACTTGCTATCATTGATCCGCTCGAAAGCAAATGGGCGGATAAAGAATACGAGTTGTTTCAACTTCGCAATTTGACGGGTGATAGATTCGGTTTATACGCTACCTACAAAGCAAAGTATCCCGTATCTGATAAATGCGATATAAAGACTGCTTTTTATGCTCTCTATCACGAGGTTTATGCTTATATTATTTCGGGAGTAAAAGTTAATTTTATTCTTATGCCGCTTGTTAAAAGAATGAATAAGGAGTTGGATAAATGCAATCTTTAAGTGGAAAGGTTATAAGCACTCTGCTTTGCGCTATCTTTCATTCTCCGCTTATAAATAATTCCGAATTATCCAATAAAGCCGGCAAGAAAACAAAAAAGTATCGATCACACTATAAGCCCGCAAAGGAATTCGATTATTCTATTTGCGAACTAAATGGTGTTAATCATGAAATCCTTGAAGCAAAACGGAAAGGCAACGACAAAGTTGTATTACTGTTGCACGGTGGAAGTTACAAGGTACGGTTGATTGATATGTATCGCCGTCTTTCTGAAAAGATAAGCAGAACGCTTGATTATTGTACGGTTTACGATCTTGACTACAGAACCTTTCCGGAATACAAGTATCCGGCACAGATCGAAGATACGGTTGCACTGTTTCAGAAAATGCTACGGAAGGGAATAAAAGCAGAGGATATTGTTATTATCGGCGATAGCGCGGGAGCCAATCTTGCGCTTGCTTCAACACTTTATATGCGTGATAACGGAATGAAATTGCCCGCTGCCGTTATTTGCTTTTCTTTATGGGGAGATGCTACCAATTCAGGGAAGTCTATTGTAGAGAATTGCTATCGTGATCCGTTTGGCGGAATTGCAAGGCGGAAAAAGCCGGAAGAGAATTGGGAATATTTACACCGTATATCCGCTTTCGCCAAAGACCTTGACAGAAACAGTCCTTATGTATCACCGAGTTTTGCTGATTTTACAGGTTTTCCTCCGGTAACTTTAATATGCGGCGAAGCGGAGATGGATAGGAGTGCCAACGAACTTGCCTACGAAAACATGAGAAAAGTCGGCGTAGATGTTGAACTTCATATGTTTGACGGAATGTTCCACGATTTCCAGTTAATTTCGTTTTTTCCCGAAACCAAAAGATCATTTGGGATAATGAAGGATAGAATTAAACAATTGTAAGCGTTAAAGGAATTTATATTTCCCACGTCGAATAAATAAAACGAACAACTAAAATCGGGTTTCCCGATTGTTCGGCGCGCCGCCGGCGACGCCATTCGGAAAAGCGTTTTGGTGTTTTTCCCTTTACCTGCTCTATGGAAATCGGCAAAAAACACCGAAAAAAGTGTTAGGGTGTACGCAAAAACGAACACCTTAACCTTTACAAATACGCTCAAAAGCTGTATAATGAGTGTACAAACTGAATATGGGCGGCAGGTAAAATACCATTGCCTGTTGCTGACGTTCGTTAAGCGATTAGAATTGGCAGAAGCCGTATTGACTTAAACCGCATAAAAACCCAAGAGCGGGCGGAGAGAACAGTACGAAACCGTGAACCTTTAGACTTCGGGCGAACAGATAGACCTTATTTTTGTGTTGCAGAAACACATGTAGAGTTTTGTCTGTTCGCCCTTTGTTTTTAACGGCGCATATTCGTTTGAATACAACCACACAAGGAGGAATGCCTATGAATGCAAGAGATCGACCTATGAATTGACAGCCACGGACGGGAGAGAAACTTCGTTTAGAATTTTGGGAATCCGTAAGGAAATGGAGGCTTGAGGAAAGCAGGTAAAGGGATTTCCCAAAATCAATAATTTTCGTCAATCCGACTCGTGGACAAGTGGGAAACCCACATTCCCTTTTTCGGCAAGTAATTGCCAAAGATTACAGGCCCATATCTCTCTGCGCGGAGAAATATTCGTCGTATATATACGAGAAAGAGTTTGACACGCCCTCGTTAATGGAGTAGAATATGGACAGTCGTATCAATACGATTATGATATTCACCAAAGGAGATGAAAGAGATGACGAAACCGAGAGCGGAAAAAGATAAGAGATATGAGGATAGACACAAGGAAGAACGGAAAGCCAAGTGCATGGTTTGGGGAACGAGCGTTAACAGAAAAGAAGCGGAAGAGATAAACGCTTTCCTCGAAGAGTACGGTTATTCGAAAGTCCAACTGATCCGGGCGGGATATCAAGCGTTAATGGACGAAGCCGCCGAGAAAGATTTGGGATTAGCGGACAAATAGGGCTCCCGCAAAACTTTTTTCAAAAGATTTGTGGGAAGAGGAGCAACCGACCGAAAAGTCTTGCCCTTTCCGATGTTACTGAAAGGGCTGACAAAAGGGCGAGTTGTGACGAGGATGAATACGATGATTTCTTCAGCGGAGAAATTGAAGAGTTCGAAAAGCGGAAGAATCAGGATAAATAACGTCTTCAAGGATGAAGAACATACACAGCTAACGTAGGGAAAAGGATTACTCGGAAGAAGCATTGGCGTAATGGACTCCCTTAGATTCCTTGTGAGAGTGAGGGCAAAAAATACATCGGATTCCCTCACCGTCCAAAAGGAATGAATAATAAAACACCAAGTAAAGAACGTTGTCACCGTGGATTTAACAAGCGGTGCGATCGACAAAACTCCTTGCGACTTGTCGCGGGAACAAATCAACAAAAGCGCAAACATATAGGCAAACGTATTGATAGACTTTGTTAAAAACGGCGGAAGCCTTCAATATCTTACGCCAAAGAACGTATTCGGGAGGAAAGGCAATGAATTGAGCAGTCATTTATGCAAGATTCAGTTCGCACAGTCAAACGAAACAATCCATCGAAGGACAACTCCGCGAGTGCTATGAATATGCCAAACGGCAAAACATTATGATCGTCGGCGAATATATAGACAGAGCCTTGACGGGAACGACGGACAAGCGTCCAAATTTCTTAAAGATGATCGAAGACAGCAAGAAAAAGAACTTTGACTTCGTTCTCGTGTATCAATTGGATCGTTTCGCTCGCAACCGATATGACAGCGCAAACTACAAAGCAAAACTCAAAAAGAACGGCGTGCGTGTTCTCTCCGCAAAAGAGAATATCAGCAACGACGCAAGCGGTATCTTGATTGAGGGCGTACTGGAAAGTATGGCGGAGTATTACTCCGCCGAGCTTTCCCAAAAGGTCAAACGTGGTATTCGTGAGAGCCTGACCAAAGGATATTTCATCGGCGGTTACGGACTCTTCGGTTATGACGTCGTGGACAAAAGATGGGTGATAAACTCCTTTGAAGCGGACGTCGTGCGAGACGTGTTCAATCGGTACAGAAACGGCGAAAAACTGAACGACATCATCAAGAGGCTCAATCGTGACGGTATCAAGACGAAAGCGGGTTCGGCGTTCAATATGAACAGCGTTGCTCGTATGATCCGTAACGAGAAGTATATCGGTATCGTTCGCTCCAACGGCAATGTCTATATCAACGTCGTTCCCGCCATCGTGGACGAAAGACTATTCCGAGAGTGTAACGAAATGATGGACGAACACAAGCACAAACGGCGTGAGTGTAAGGCGGAGAATCCGTATATATTGAGCGGTAAACTGTTCTGCGGCTACTGTGGCAGCATGATGACGGCGGAAGCCGGCACGAGCAAAACAGGCAAAGTCCATCGCTATTACAAGTGTTTCAATCGCAAGAAGAATCATTCTGCCTGTGGTAAGAAAAACTACAAGCAAAAGGACTTGGAAGACCTCGTGTTCGACACGACGGTGGACTATATCTTGAAACCGAAATTCATCGACCGAATCGCGCAGATCGTGGTGGAACGCTTTAACACAGAAATAACAAAACCGGCGAACC
The Clostridia bacterium genome window above contains:
- a CDS encoding fructosamine kinase family protein translates to MEQREIRPVSKKEAQTFAMTVLENTYSATVMNIKYVGGGSFGFVYKVEIDKEPFTIIMKACRTEGICVREANELTLLGSDSLARIPKVYFTFLASPEIPIDFIGMEFVEGTNCFTDFAKLLNSKKAKAHFADDITTIIHHWHERTNDKFGLIGNAVYDEWLDFYQPFALEILDCARDLSNNGKLEKKVIDTMERAWSAFDYIFSDKVETASLIHGDMNVMNIMSDKHLNSLAIIDPLESKWADKEYELFQLRNLTGDRFGLYATYKAKYPVSDKCDIKTAFYALYHEVYAYIISGVKVNFILMPLVKRMNKELDKCNL
- a CDS encoding alpha/beta hydrolase fold domain-containing protein; this translates as MQSLSGKVISTLLCAIFHSPLINNSELSNKAGKKTKKYRSHYKPAKEFDYSICELNGVNHEILEAKRKGNDKVVLLLHGGSYKVRLIDMYRRLSEKISRTLDYCTVYDLDYRTFPEYKYPAQIEDTVALFQKMLRKGIKAEDIVIIGDSAGANLALASTLYMRDNGMKLPAAVICFSLWGDATNSGKSIVENCYRDPFGGIARRKKPEENWEYLHRISAFAKDLDRNSPYVSPSFADFTGFPPVTLICGEAEMDRSANELAYENMRKVGVDVELHMFDGMFHDFQLISFFPETKRSFGIMKDRIKQL